One Vibrio taketomensis DNA window includes the following coding sequences:
- a CDS encoding LysR family transcriptional regulator, with the protein MAVNISLKQLKVFATINQYDTLTEAAEALYLSKAAVSMALSELEKQLGHSLFDRVNKRLVLNQEGQKLLPLVDELLHRVQDIELLLDDDSTLTGQLRIGASDTIGNQVAPYLLSDFRQKTGHQAQSLFISNSALICQKLVDYELDLALIEGKTLHPELNSTQFSQDEMCIICSPNSPLAKLDSPSVGDLENSEWVLREAGSGSREFFLRAIAPRIEHWHEAFELNTTEALINSVSAGLGLGCLSRLAAAAAIKDGRVVTIELPLDMQRRFWLLVHKEKYQNPLLKAFIDFCYQWAR; encoded by the coding sequence ATGGCCGTTAATATCTCACTGAAACAGCTCAAAGTTTTTGCCACTATTAATCAATACGACACCCTAACTGAGGCTGCGGAAGCGTTGTATCTTTCCAAAGCGGCGGTGAGTATGGCACTGTCGGAACTCGAAAAACAACTGGGACATTCTCTGTTTGACCGAGTCAACAAACGCTTGGTGCTCAATCAAGAAGGACAAAAGCTACTGCCACTGGTCGATGAACTTCTACACCGTGTGCAAGATATTGAGTTACTCCTCGATGACGATTCAACGCTAACCGGCCAGCTGCGCATAGGCGCCAGTGATACCATTGGTAACCAAGTAGCCCCTTATCTGCTGAGCGATTTTCGTCAAAAAACGGGGCACCAAGCACAAAGCCTGTTTATCTCTAACTCAGCGCTCATTTGCCAAAAACTGGTCGACTATGAATTAGATTTAGCCTTAATCGAAGGCAAAACACTGCATCCTGAGCTCAATTCAACCCAATTTAGCCAAGATGAAATGTGCATCATTTGCAGCCCTAACTCACCACTGGCCAAACTTGACTCACCAAGCGTGGGAGATTTGGAAAACAGCGAATGGGTATTGCGTGAAGCGGGCTCGGGTTCACGAGAGTTTTTCTTACGAGCTATCGCGCCACGAATCGAACACTGGCATGAAGCGTTTGAATTAAATACCACCGAAGCGCTGATCAATAGTGTCTCAGCTGGTTTAGGTTTGGGGTGTTTATCCCGTCTCGCAGCAGCAGCAGCGATCAAAGATGGTCGAGTGGTGACCATTGAACTACCTCTTGATATGCAGCGCAGATTTTGGCTACTAGTACACAAAGAGAAATACCAAAACCCATTATTAAAAGCCTTTATCGACTTTTGTTATCAATGGGCGCGCTAA
- a CDS encoding TDT family transporter, with the protein MINATKAKVFGAPTPMAGLALGIASLGWCWENAVALNGYGQLVGAAIASLLLVILAVKFLFHRHLLAQDLAHPVVGSVVPTFAMATMVVSNAIGKFAPVAGDAVWLAAVALHISFLASFAYHRAKNFELSHMVPSWFVPPVGIVVADVSFSGNPHLAWVAQATLIFGLVAYAVMLPAMIYRLIFAGEIPDAAKPTLAIMAAPASLSLAGYFTVTANPSPVIIAVLFGIAVLMTVVIYLAFIKLLRLPFSPGYAAFTFPMVIGATALFKLTHWMVQMNIAEHYVNQVHVLAVGELWVATAVVTYVAARYFHFYQPHRVIVRSESTVA; encoded by the coding sequence ATGATCAACGCAACGAAAGCAAAAGTATTTGGCGCGCCAACCCCAATGGCTGGCTTGGCTTTGGGCATCGCGAGTCTCGGATGGTGCTGGGAGAATGCCGTTGCGCTTAATGGTTACGGACAACTTGTTGGTGCCGCGATTGCATCACTACTGCTTGTTATTCTAGCGGTAAAATTTTTGTTTCACCGTCATCTATTGGCGCAAGACCTTGCGCATCCAGTGGTGGGTAGTGTAGTACCAACTTTTGCTATGGCAACCATGGTGGTCTCAAACGCCATCGGTAAATTTGCCCCTGTGGCGGGTGATGCAGTTTGGCTGGCAGCAGTGGCGCTGCATATTAGCTTTTTAGCCAGCTTTGCTTACCACCGTGCGAAAAACTTTGAGCTGTCTCATATGGTGCCAAGTTGGTTCGTGCCGCCAGTGGGTATAGTGGTTGCTGATGTGTCATTTTCAGGTAACCCACATTTGGCTTGGGTTGCACAAGCGACGCTGATTTTTGGTTTGGTTGCTTATGCAGTAATGCTACCTGCAATGATCTACCGACTCATTTTTGCTGGTGAAATTCCAGATGCAGCGAAACCAACCTTAGCTATTATGGCAGCGCCAGCGAGTCTATCGCTTGCGGGTTACTTTACGGTTACTGCGAATCCATCACCAGTGATCATTGCCGTACTGTTTGGTATCGCGGTACTGATGACAGTGGTTATTTACTTAGCGTTTATTAAATTGCTTCGTCTACCATTTAGTCCTGGTTATGCCGCGTTTACCTTCCCAATGGTGATTGGTGCTACCGCGCTATTCAAATTGACTCATTGGATGGTGCAAATGAATATTGCTGAGCACTATGTTAACCAAGTTCATGTACTCGCCGTGGGTGAGCTTTGGGTTGCAACAGCAGTTGTCACTTACGTTGCAGCACGTTACTTCCACTTCTACCAACCACATCGTGTGATTGTGCGTAGCGAGTCAACGGTTGCATAG